From Eleftheria terrae, the proteins below share one genomic window:
- the recD gene encoding exodeoxyribonuclease V subunit alpha, producing MMKDDHLPSRQPASGGREALLQQLGDWSERGWLRRLDAAFARFVAQLAPQAPEPVLLAAALLAHLEGRGHACLDLGELLSAPDALLGWPPPATQALQAVLDGLPATAAPWLGALRQCELVAGADGGQGQEPLVLADGRLYLRRYWRYEQRIAAEVARRVAEPLPVDTARARHWLDRLFDAAEPRPDDAVDWQKAACAVALRGRLSIITGGPGTGKTYTVARLLALLHAMQPAGQQLRVALAAPTGKAAARLRQSIEDVLQALQPALAAELPGLAAYTARLGAARTLHALLGVLPDTRRFRHDAAHPLEVDVLVVDEASMVHLEMMSALLDALPPATRLVLLGDKDQLASVEAGSVLGDLCRGAEAGRYDAATRDYLLQAGGQALPARWLGAGTPLAQQTVMLRESRRFGGPLGRLAQAVNAGDVAQAAAVLRSGGEGALGWQEQASPQAVVQLALQGRPGAPGGYRAYLERLHERPPAGDAAAHEAWARAVLDAFDRFRVLCALREGEWGVAGLNQAIEAALVEARWLARRGEWYEGRPVMVTRNDATLGVFNGDVGIALRPFGAAGAALRVYFKDGERLRSVLVSRLADVETAFAMTVHKSQGSEFAHTVLALPEDDKGMLTRELVYTGITRARAALSLLTARPAGFEAALGRTTRRGSGLAPAIEALQRRPGPPAAAAPLAGGAGPTLGSCGAAASPGGPAESSSLDEAAAPADGPPAPAAGGGAEAPGGAPAPWTQGSLW from the coding sequence ATGATGAAGGACGACCACCTGCCGTCCCGCCAGCCCGCCAGCGGCGGCCGCGAAGCGCTGCTGCAGCAGCTCGGCGACTGGAGCGAGCGAGGCTGGCTGCGCCGGCTCGATGCCGCCTTTGCCCGCTTCGTGGCCCAGCTGGCGCCGCAGGCCCCGGAGCCGGTGCTGCTCGCAGCCGCCTTGCTGGCCCACCTGGAGGGTCGCGGCCACGCCTGCCTGGACCTGGGCGAGCTGCTGTCGGCGCCTGACGCCTTGCTGGGGTGGCCGCCTCCCGCGACCCAGGCGCTGCAGGCGGTGCTGGACGGCTTGCCGGCCACCGCGGCGCCATGGCTGGGCGCGCTGCGGCAGTGCGAGCTGGTGGCCGGGGCCGACGGCGGCCAGGGCCAGGAGCCGCTGGTGCTGGCCGACGGCCGGCTCTACCTGCGGCGCTACTGGCGCTACGAGCAGCGCATTGCCGCCGAGGTGGCCCGGCGGGTCGCCGAGCCGCTGCCGGTGGACACCGCCCGGGCGCGCCACTGGCTGGACCGCCTGTTCGATGCGGCCGAGCCCCGGCCGGACGACGCGGTGGACTGGCAGAAGGCGGCCTGTGCGGTCGCGCTGCGGGGCCGGCTGTCCATCATCACCGGCGGCCCCGGCACCGGCAAGACCTACACCGTGGCGCGGCTGCTGGCGCTGCTGCACGCCATGCAGCCGGCCGGCCAGCAACTGCGCGTGGCCCTGGCTGCGCCCACCGGCAAGGCCGCCGCGCGGCTGCGGCAGTCCATCGAAGACGTGCTGCAGGCCTTGCAGCCGGCGCTGGCCGCCGAGCTGCCCGGCCTGGCGGCCTACACCGCCCGGCTGGGCGCGGCCCGCACGCTGCATGCGCTGCTCGGCGTGCTGCCCGACACGCGGCGCTTCCGCCACGATGCGGCCCACCCGCTGGAAGTGGACGTGCTGGTGGTCGACGAGGCTTCCATGGTGCACCTGGAGATGATGAGCGCCTTGCTCGACGCGCTGCCACCGGCGACCCGCCTGGTGCTGCTCGGCGACAAGGACCAGCTGGCCTCGGTGGAGGCCGGCTCGGTGCTGGGCGACCTGTGCCGCGGCGCGGAGGCCGGCCGCTACGACGCCGCCACTCGCGACTACCTGCTGCAGGCGGGCGGCCAGGCGCTGCCCGCGCGCTGGCTGGGGGCCGGCACGCCGCTGGCGCAGCAGACGGTGATGCTGCGGGAAAGCCGGCGCTTTGGTGGCCCGCTGGGCCGGCTGGCGCAGGCGGTCAATGCGGGCGACGTGGCGCAGGCCGCCGCCGTGCTGCGCTCCGGTGGCGAAGGCGCGCTGGGATGGCAGGAGCAGGCTTCGCCGCAGGCCGTGGTGCAGCTGGCGCTGCAGGGCCGCCCCGGCGCACCTGGCGGCTACCGAGCCTACCTGGAGCGGCTGCACGAGCGCCCGCCAGCCGGCGATGCCGCGGCACACGAAGCATGGGCGCGGGCGGTGCTGGACGCTTTCGACCGCTTCCGCGTGCTGTGCGCGCTGCGCGAGGGGGAGTGGGGGGTGGCCGGGCTCAACCAGGCCATCGAGGCGGCGCTGGTGGAGGCGCGCTGGCTGGCCCGGCGCGGCGAGTGGTACGAAGGCCGGCCGGTGATGGTGACCCGCAACGACGCGACCCTGGGCGTGTTCAACGGCGACGTCGGCATTGCGCTGCGGCCCTTCGGTGCGGCGGGCGCGGCGCTGCGGGTCTATTTCAAGGATGGCGAGCGGCTGCGCTCGGTGCTGGTGAGCCGGCTGGCGGACGTCGAGACCGCCTTCGCGATGACGGTGCACAAGTCCCAGGGCTCGGAATTCGCCCACACCGTGCTGGCCCTGCCGGAGGACGACAAGGGCATGCTCACGCGCGAGCTGGTCTACACCGGCATCACCCGGGCGCGGGCCGCCCTGTCGCTGCTGACCGCGCGGCCGGCCGGCTTCGAGGCGGCGCTCGGCCGCACCACCCGGCGCGGCAGCGGCCTGGCGCCGGCCATCGAGGCCCTGCAGCGGCGGCCCGGGCCGCCCGCTGCTGCGGCGCCCCTGGCTGGCGGCGCTGGCCCAACCTTGGGCAGCTGCGGGGCGGCTGCTTCGCCGGGCGGCCCGGCCGAATCATCGTCCCTGGACGAGGCGGCGGCCCCGGCCGACGGCCCACCCGCGCCTGCGGCCGGAGGCGGCGCCGAGGCCCCCGGCGGGGCCCCGGCGCCCTGGACCCAGGGCAGCCTTTGGTAG
- a CDS encoding DUF4287 domain-containing protein yields MEPTEKSKGPASYFPSIEKKYGQPVEHWFGVLREAGQLKHMELVGLLKSEHGLGHGHANALVAYHLAQQ; encoded by the coding sequence ATGGAGCCAACAGAAAAGTCGAAGGGCCCTGCTTCCTACTTTCCGTCCATCGAGAAGAAGTATGGCCAGCCGGTGGAGCATTGGTTCGGGGTGCTGCGAGAGGCCGGGCAGCTCAAGCATATGGAGTTGGTCGGCCTGCTCAAGTCGGAGCATGGACTCGGTCATGGCCATGCCAATGCACTGGTCGCCTACCACTTGGCCCAGCAGTAG
- a CDS encoding EthD family reductase, with protein MIKVSVMYPNTPGARFDHAYYRDQHMPMVQARLGEHCRSYTVDKGLAGGAPGSAPPYVAMCHIFCDSLEAFQAGFGPHAQEIMADVANYTDLTPLLQISEVVVD; from the coding sequence ATGATCAAGGTCAGCGTGATGTATCCCAACACGCCGGGCGCCCGCTTCGACCACGCGTACTACCGTGACCAGCACATGCCCATGGTGCAGGCCCGGCTGGGCGAGCACTGCCGCTCCTACACGGTGGACAAGGGCCTGGCCGGCGGCGCGCCCGGCTCGGCGCCACCCTATGTGGCGATGTGCCACATCTTCTGCGACTCGCTGGAGGCCTTCCAGGCCGGCTTTGGCCCGCATGCGCAGGAGATCATGGCCGACGTCGCGAACTACACCGACCTGACGCCGCTGCTGCAGATCAGCGAAGTGGTGGTGGACTGA
- a CDS encoding acylphosphatase, whose product MHSTTPSHPSPAGAASRTAAHFLVSGLVQGVGFRAATRRQAELLGLDGFARNLSDGRVEVMAEGPAAAIEQLALWLAQGPAGVMVEEVRREAAQPAGRHGFATG is encoded by the coding sequence ATGCACAGCACCACTCCCTCCCATCCATCGCCCGCCGGCGCAGCCTCGCGCACGGCGGCGCATTTCCTCGTCAGCGGCCTGGTGCAGGGCGTCGGCTTTCGCGCGGCGACGCGCCGGCAGGCCGAACTCCTGGGTCTCGACGGCTTTGCCCGCAACCTGTCCGACGGCCGTGTCGAGGTGATGGCCGAGGGCCCGGCCGCCGCCATCGAGCAGCTGGCGCTGTGGCTGGCCCAGGGGCCGGCCGGCGTCATGGTCGAGGAGGTGCGGCGCGAAGCTGCCCAGCCTGCCGGCCGGCACGGTTTCGCCACCGGCTGA
- a CDS encoding helicase-related protein, giving the protein MSSAAEPRLLPDPSHASRIPPHLAPEQVQRIRKAAYHLPQVVKPADFAEGDAAEDEDHLDWLGLVLLQKGVPGARPSRWIAPTLMDEALCHLDAVPARELRTVLTGRGAALEALGIVRSGNGWERLSNEELALAGAPDWRVPVAFYAPIDAAAVWAFFRTGDQAALLAALGPPARYPGAAALQAHLDGLMAQARRHNERQLPSLLAGLQAECAKPRSLDALKSGCSRALERWQHRVTELDTLADLNSELAFQGYPDTFPLARRLQRRVRLFVGPPNSGKTYAAFERLAAAGHGAYLAPLRLLALEGRDRLQARGVPCSLRTGEENVPAEDARVVSSTIEMVNTSDEVDVAVIDEAQMIFDASRGWAWTQAIVGVPAREVIIICSAYAARAIGNLLGLCGESHEVVHFERKQHVELLPAPVPLASLKKGDAVVAFSRKDVLMLRDQIGAHGRPVSVIYGALPPEVRRREAERFAQGESHILVATDAIGMGLNLPIRRVLFSTLTKFDGQEDRLLGVSETHQIAGRAGRFGMHEEGFAGVLQEAEAGAGRELKELLEKTPRAPRNFKAPVAPNWWHVSTIASRLGKTRLREVLGIFMDQLKLDTAHFEVAELEQMLELAEQLDRTASRLPLRERFIYAQAPVDTRTETQLHEFLSWTESHAHTGRAGQPWFLQDVDEHSRLDRMEQGLRSCTLWLWLDQRFHDVYGHVEAVDDLRLRLNDGIERQLKGKRPLWQTRGRARRR; this is encoded by the coding sequence ATGTCCTCTGCCGCTGAACCCCGCCTCCTGCCCGACCCCAGCCACGCCAGCCGCATTCCGCCCCACCTTGCGCCCGAGCAGGTGCAGCGCATCCGCAAGGCCGCCTACCACCTGCCGCAGGTGGTGAAGCCGGCCGACTTTGCCGAGGGCGACGCGGCCGAGGACGAGGACCACCTCGACTGGCTGGGACTGGTGCTGCTGCAGAAGGGGGTGCCTGGTGCACGACCCAGCCGCTGGATCGCGCCCACCCTGATGGACGAAGCCCTGTGCCACCTCGACGCAGTGCCCGCGCGCGAGCTGCGGACCGTGCTCACCGGCCGTGGCGCGGCGCTCGAAGCGCTCGGCATCGTGCGCAGCGGCAATGGCTGGGAGCGGCTGAGCAACGAGGAGCTGGCCCTGGCCGGCGCGCCCGACTGGCGGGTGCCGGTCGCCTTTTATGCACCGATCGACGCGGCCGCCGTCTGGGCCTTCTTTCGCACCGGCGACCAGGCCGCGCTGCTGGCGGCACTGGGGCCGCCCGCCCGCTATCCCGGTGCGGCCGCGCTGCAGGCCCACCTCGACGGCCTGATGGCGCAGGCGCGCCGCCACAACGAGCGGCAGCTGCCGTCGCTGCTGGCCGGGCTGCAGGCCGAATGCGCCAAGCCGCGCAGCCTGGACGCCCTCAAGTCCGGTTGCAGCCGTGCGCTGGAGCGCTGGCAGCACCGCGTGACCGAGCTCGACACGCTGGCCGACCTGAACAGCGAACTGGCCTTCCAGGGCTATCCCGACACCTTCCCGCTGGCGCGGCGGCTGCAGCGCCGGGTGCGGCTGTTCGTCGGCCCACCCAACAGCGGCAAGACCTATGCGGCCTTCGAGCGGCTGGCCGCGGCCGGCCACGGTGCCTACCTGGCGCCGCTGCGGCTGCTGGCGCTGGAGGGCCGCGACCGCCTGCAAGCGCGCGGCGTGCCGTGCTCGCTGCGCACCGGGGAAGAAAACGTGCCGGCCGAGGACGCCCGGGTGGTGTCCAGCACCATCGAGATGGTCAACACCTCCGACGAGGTCGACGTGGCGGTGATCGACGAGGCGCAGATGATCTTCGACGCCTCGCGCGGCTGGGCCTGGACCCAGGCCATCGTCGGCGTGCCGGCACGCGAGGTCATCATCATCTGCTCGGCTTATGCGGCCCGCGCCATCGGCAACCTGCTGGGCCTGTGCGGCGAAAGCCACGAGGTGGTGCACTTCGAGCGCAAGCAGCATGTGGAGCTGCTGCCGGCGCCGGTGCCGCTGGCTTCGCTGAAGAAGGGGGATGCGGTGGTCGCCTTCAGCCGCAAGGACGTGCTGATGCTGCGCGACCAGATCGGTGCCCATGGGCGGCCGGTGTCGGTCATCTACGGCGCGCTGCCGCCGGAGGTGCGGCGCCGCGAGGCCGAGCGCTTCGCCCAGGGCGAGTCGCACATCCTGGTGGCCACCGATGCCATCGGCATGGGCCTGAACCTGCCGATCCGCCGGGTGCTGTTCAGCACCCTGACCAAGTTCGACGGCCAGGAAGACCGGCTGCTGGGCGTCTCCGAGACCCACCAGATCGCCGGCCGGGCCGGCCGCTTCGGCATGCACGAGGAGGGTTTCGCCGGCGTGCTGCAGGAGGCTGAGGCCGGTGCCGGCCGCGAGCTGAAGGAGCTGCTGGAGAAGACGCCGCGCGCCCCGCGCAACTTCAAGGCGCCGGTGGCGCCGAACTGGTGGCATGTGAGCACCATCGCCTCGCGCCTCGGCAAGACCCGGCTGCGTGAGGTGCTGGGGATCTTCATGGACCAGCTCAAGCTCGACACCGCCCACTTCGAGGTGGCCGAGCTGGAGCAGATGCTGGAGCTCGCGGAGCAGCTCGACCGCACCGCCAGCCGGCTGCCGCTGCGCGAGCGCTTCATCTATGCGCAGGCGCCGGTCGACACACGCACCGAGACCCAGCTGCACGAGTTCCTCAGCTGGACCGAGAGCCACGCCCACACCGGCCGGGCCGGGCAGCCCTGGTTCCTGCAGGACGTGGACGAACACAGCCGGCTCGACCGCATGGAGCAGGGCTTGCGCTCCTGCACGCTGTGGCTGTGGCTGGACCAGCGCTTCCATGACGTCTATGGCCATGTGGAAGCGGTCGACGACCTGCGCCTGCGGCTCAATGACGGCATCGAGCGGCAACTGAAGGGCAAGCGGCCGTTGTGGCAGACGCGCGGGCGGGCGCGGCGGCGCTAG
- a CDS encoding LysR family transcriptional regulator has translation MKLTQLDGLLAFAMVARHRSFTAAASVLEVTPPAVSQAVKQLEGRLGVRLLHRTTRSVGLTEAGERYLARVGPAVSELLEASQVLDSFRDGVSGRLKVNAPLVVHEMLLRPLLPGFLAAHPAVQLELALEDGFVDIVASGFDLGIRLGASVQRDMVAVPLTRSERTCMVASPAYARQYGLPGKVDDLRDHRCIRYRFPGSGAIYRWEVKCRGQIVEVAVDGPLTVSDSLSMAQAALDGIGIAYVFERQVAPHLAAGRLLPVLPKLWPSHPGFHFYYPSRQTPATVRAFVDHCKAGVEE, from the coding sequence ATGAAATTGACGCAACTGGACGGCCTGCTGGCCTTCGCCATGGTGGCCCGGCATCGCAGCTTCACCGCCGCCGCTTCGGTGCTGGAGGTGACGCCGCCGGCGGTCAGCCAGGCGGTCAAGCAGCTCGAAGGCCGCCTGGGCGTGCGGCTGCTGCACCGCACGACGCGCAGCGTGGGCCTGACCGAGGCGGGCGAACGCTATCTCGCACGGGTGGGCCCGGCGGTCAGCGAGCTGCTGGAGGCCTCGCAAGTGCTGGACAGCTTCCGCGACGGCGTCAGCGGGCGGCTGAAGGTGAACGCGCCGCTGGTGGTGCACGAGATGCTGCTGCGTCCGCTGCTGCCGGGCTTCCTGGCAGCCCACCCGGCGGTGCAGCTGGAGCTGGCCCTGGAAGACGGTTTCGTCGACATCGTGGCGTCGGGCTTTGACCTCGGCATTCGCCTTGGCGCCTCGGTGCAGCGCGACATGGTGGCGGTGCCCCTCACGCGCAGCGAGCGCACCTGCATGGTCGCCTCGCCGGCCTATGCCCGGCAGTACGGCCTGCCCGGGAAGGTGGACGACCTGCGCGACCACCGCTGCATCCGCTACCGCTTCCCGGGCAGCGGGGCCATCTACCGGTGGGAGGTGAAATGCAGGGGCCAGATCGTGGAGGTGGCGGTGGACGGCCCCTTGACGGTGTCCGACAGCCTGAGCATGGCGCAGGCGGCGCTGGACGGCATCGGCATCGCCTATGTGTTCGAGCGGCAGGTGGCGCCCCACCTGGCCGCGGGGCGCCTGCTGCCGGTGCTGCCCAAACTGTGGCCCAGCCACCCCGGGTTTCACTTCTACTACCCGAGCCGGCAGACACCGGCCACCGTGCGCGCGTTCGTGGATCACTGCAAGGCAGGGGTCGAGGAGTGA
- a CDS encoding aldo/keto reductase: MPLDTYYTLGRSGLRVSRLSLGAMTFGTEWGWGSDKHNARRIFDLYVERGGNFIDTADVYTNGTSEAWLGEFVADAGLRDRLVLASKYTFNLGDRNANGGGNGRKNLLRAVEGSLKRLGTDYLDLFYVHAWDQLTPAEEVMRTMDDLVSSGKVRHIGLSDVPAWYAARAQTLAEWRGFEPVSALQLQYSLVERNLEHEHARLATELGMGITVWSPLASGLLSGRYRKDAAPEGRLGVMKDNGNPAFQHFSERNWRIVEELERVAGEIGRPMAQVALNWVANRPGVASVIVGASRPEQLSDNLGALDFELPAALAERLTRASDMPAPFPYYFFTNAMQGMMYGGATVGDKPAGYRAPVRVSGSGSGVE, translated from the coding sequence ATGCCACTCGACACCTACTACACCCTGGGCCGCAGCGGGCTGCGCGTCAGCCGCCTTTCGCTGGGGGCCATGACCTTCGGCACCGAATGGGGCTGGGGTTCCGACAAGCACAACGCCCGCCGCATCTTCGACCTGTATGTCGAGCGTGGCGGCAACTTCATCGACACCGCCGACGTCTACACCAACGGCACCAGCGAGGCCTGGCTGGGCGAGTTCGTCGCCGACGCCGGCCTGCGGGACCGGCTGGTGCTGGCCAGCAAGTACACCTTCAACCTCGGCGACCGCAATGCCAACGGCGGAGGCAACGGCCGCAAGAACCTGCTGCGCGCGGTGGAGGGCTCGCTCAAGCGGCTGGGCACCGACTACCTCGACCTGTTCTATGTGCACGCCTGGGACCAGCTGACGCCGGCGGAGGAGGTGATGCGCACGATGGACGACCTGGTGAGCAGCGGCAAGGTGCGCCACATCGGCCTGTCCGACGTGCCGGCCTGGTATGCGGCCCGGGCCCAGACGCTGGCGGAGTGGCGCGGCTTCGAGCCGGTGTCCGCCCTGCAGCTGCAGTACTCGCTGGTGGAGCGCAACCTGGAGCATGAACACGCGCGCCTGGCCACCGAGCTGGGGATGGGCATCACGGTGTGGAGCCCGCTGGCGAGCGGCCTGCTGTCCGGCCGATATCGAAAGGATGCCGCGCCCGAGGGCCGCCTGGGTGTCATGAAGGACAACGGCAATCCGGCCTTCCAGCATTTCAGCGAGCGCAACTGGCGCATCGTCGAGGAACTGGAGCGCGTGGCCGGCGAGATCGGCCGGCCGATGGCGCAGGTGGCACTCAACTGGGTGGCGAACCGGCCCGGGGTGGCCAGTGTCATCGTCGGCGCCAGCCGCCCGGAGCAACTGAGCGACAACCTGGGTGCGCTCGACTTTGAGCTGCCGGCCGCGCTGGCCGAGCGGCTCACCCGCGCCAGCGACATGCCGGCCCCCTTCCCGTACTACTTCTTCACCAACGCCATGCAGGGAATGATGTACGGCGGCGCTACCGTGGGCGACAAGCCGGCCGGCTACCGGGCGCCGGTGCGGGTGTCGGGCTCGGGCAGCGGCGTGGAGTGA
- a CDS encoding oleate hydratase, producing the protein MTQAYLIGGGIASLASAAHLIHDGGLRGSDIHVFEAQPVLGGSLDGAGTPQDGYVIRGGRMFNFSYLCTYELLSFIPSLTDAGRTVLDEFREFNERYKTDARARLVRGGQKVDSSRMGFDMKDRLDLCAMVLASEASLGRKRIDECFQPAFFETPFWYMWATMFAFQPWHSAVEFKRYLHRFVHEFPRINTLAGVDRSPYNQYDSVVLPIETWLRRQGVQFHLGTTVTDIEFEPGTQAVTARALALESEGRARRIEVAPGDLVIFTNGSMTAASTLGSHAEPPPLDTRKTADWLLWERIARQRPGFGRPSVFTEHIDQSWWESFTVTCHDPLMLELIEQFTGNEAGTGALVTLQDSNWLMSFVVARQPHFLNQPAGLQVFWGYGLFPDQPGNFVAKKMADCSGAELMTELCSHLGWQAHLPRLLEGTRCVPCKMPYITSQFLVREPGDRPPVLPPGSTNFAFVGQFCELPDDVVFTVEYSVRAAQTAVYGLLGLDKAPPAIYNGAAHPSVLVHAIQTLLT; encoded by the coding sequence ATGACCCAGGCCTATCTCATCGGCGGCGGCATCGCCTCGCTGGCCAGCGCGGCCCACCTCATCCACGACGGCGGCCTGCGTGGCAGCGACATCCACGTCTTCGAAGCCCAGCCGGTGCTCGGCGGCAGCCTGGACGGCGCCGGCACGCCGCAGGACGGCTATGTCATCCGCGGCGGGCGCATGTTCAACTTCAGCTACCTGTGCACCTACGAGCTGCTGTCCTTCATCCCGTCCTTGACCGATGCCGGCCGGACCGTGCTGGACGAGTTCCGCGAGTTCAACGAGCGGTACAAGACCGATGCCCGCGCCCGGCTGGTGCGAGGTGGCCAGAAGGTCGACAGCTCGCGCATGGGCTTCGACATGAAGGACCGGCTGGACCTGTGCGCGATGGTGCTGGCCTCCGAAGCGTCGCTGGGCCGCAAGCGCATCGACGAGTGTTTCCAGCCGGCCTTCTTCGAGACACCGTTCTGGTACATGTGGGCGACGATGTTCGCCTTCCAGCCGTGGCACAGCGCGGTGGAGTTCAAGCGCTACCTGCATCGCTTCGTGCACGAGTTCCCGCGCATCAACACGCTGGCCGGTGTCGACCGTTCGCCGTACAACCAGTACGACTCGGTGGTGCTGCCGATCGAGACCTGGCTGCGCCGCCAGGGCGTGCAGTTCCACCTCGGCACCACCGTGACCGACATCGAGTTCGAGCCCGGCACGCAGGCCGTCACCGCGCGTGCCCTGGCGCTTGAATCCGAGGGCCGGGCCCGCCGCATCGAAGTGGCGCCCGGCGACCTGGTGATCTTCACGAATGGCTCGATGACCGCGGCGTCCACGCTGGGCAGCCATGCCGAGCCGCCGCCGCTGGACACGCGCAAGACCGCCGACTGGCTGCTGTGGGAGCGCATTGCGCGCCAACGCCCCGGCTTCGGCCGCCCCTCGGTCTTCACCGAGCACATCGACCAGTCGTGGTGGGAGTCGTTCACCGTCACCTGCCACGACCCGCTGATGCTCGAGTTGATCGAGCAGTTCACCGGCAACGAGGCCGGCACCGGCGCGCTGGTGACCCTGCAGGACTCGAACTGGCTGATGTCCTTCGTGGTGGCCCGCCAGCCGCACTTCCTGAACCAGCCGGCCGGGCTGCAGGTGTTCTGGGGCTATGGCCTGTTCCCCGACCAACCGGGCAACTTCGTGGCCAAGAAGATGGCCGACTGCAGCGGTGCGGAGCTGATGACGGAGCTGTGCTCGCACCTGGGCTGGCAGGCGCATTTGCCGCGGCTGCTGGAGGGCACCCGCTGCGTGCCGTGCAAGATGCCCTACATCACCAGCCAGTTCCTGGTGCGCGAACCTGGCGACCGGCCGCCGGTGCTGCCGCCGGGCAGCACCAACTTCGCCTTCGTCGGCCAGTTCTGCGAGTTGCCGGACGACGTGGTGTTCACGGTGGAGTATTCGGTGCGTGCCGCGCAGACGGCGGTCTACGGCCTGCTGGGCCTCGACAAGGCACCGCCGGCGATCTACAACGGCGCGGCCCACCCGTCGGTGCTGGTGCATGCGATCCAGACCCTGCTGACCTGA
- the norR gene encoding nitric oxide reductase transcriptional regulator NorR has translation MTTTSQAAPLPSLSDDWRYSELLRAARGMVRCDAAALLRLDGEALLPVAVDGLSEDTLGRRFPVQAHPRLARLLASTGSLRFAADCGLPDPYDGLVDGQPAILPVHDCMGAPLRVHGRPWGLVTLDALQPGSFDAVTPGQLAALVALLQSGIEAAETIRVLTDQAARERDLARVLQAGDRGRRELLGKSAPMQQLRHEIDTVAASDLTVLILGETGVGKELVAQRLHALSPRREQALIQVNCAALPETLADSELFGHHKGAFTGATQERSGKFQLADRGTLFLDEVGELPLAVQAKLLRALQSGELQRPGSDRLLHVDVRVIAATNRDLAAEVAAGRFRADLYHRLSVYPLRVPPLRERGRDVLALAGGFLEENQHRLGARNLRLSPDAKQALLNQPWPGNVRELEHLVARAALRAVAEQGRDARWVGIEPRHLLLAPEAGRPAAAAPGPQGDAWPGGTLKEATAAFQRQWLAALLARHPGSLAAAAREAGMDRSNFHRLVRRLGLLPADAGHRSQT, from the coding sequence ATGACGACAACCTCACAGGCCGCTCCGCTGCCTTCACTCTCTGACGACTGGCGCTACAGCGAGCTGCTGCGTGCCGCGCGAGGCATGGTGCGGTGCGATGCCGCCGCGCTGCTGCGGCTGGACGGCGAGGCGCTGCTGCCGGTGGCGGTCGACGGCTTGAGCGAGGACACGCTGGGCCGGCGCTTCCCGGTGCAGGCCCACCCCCGGCTGGCGCGGCTGCTGGCCAGCACCGGGAGCCTGCGTTTCGCGGCCGACTGCGGCCTGCCCGATCCGTACGACGGCCTGGTGGACGGCCAGCCCGCCATCCTGCCGGTGCACGACTGCATGGGCGCCCCCTTGCGCGTGCACGGCCGGCCCTGGGGCCTGGTGACCCTGGACGCGCTGCAGCCCGGCAGCTTCGATGCGGTGACGCCGGGCCAGCTGGCGGCCTTGGTGGCGCTGCTGCAATCCGGCATCGAGGCGGCCGAGACCATCCGCGTCCTCACCGACCAGGCCGCCCGTGAGCGCGACCTGGCCCGCGTGCTGCAGGCAGGCGACCGCGGCCGCCGCGAGCTGCTGGGCAAGAGCGCCCCGATGCAGCAGCTGCGGCACGAGATCGATACGGTGGCCGCCTCGGACCTGACGGTGCTGATCCTCGGCGAGACGGGCGTGGGCAAGGAGCTGGTGGCCCAGCGGCTGCATGCCTTGTCGCCGCGCCGCGAGCAGGCACTGATCCAGGTCAACTGCGCCGCCCTGCCCGAGACGCTGGCCGACAGCGAGCTGTTTGGCCATCACAAGGGCGCGTTCACCGGCGCCACCCAGGAGCGCAGCGGCAAGTTCCAGCTGGCCGACCGTGGCACCCTGTTCCTCGACGAGGTCGGCGAGCTGCCGCTGGCGGTGCAGGCCAAGCTGCTGCGCGCGCTGCAAAGCGGCGAGTTGCAGCGGCCCGGCAGCGACCGCCTGTTGCATGTCGACGTGCGCGTGATCGCCGCCACCAACCGCGACCTGGCTGCCGAGGTGGCAGCCGGCCGCTTTCGTGCCGACCTCTACCACCGCCTGTCGGTCTACCCGCTGCGCGTGCCGCCGCTGCGCGAGCGCGGGCGCGACGTGCTGGCACTGGCCGGCGGCTTCCTCGAGGAAAACCAGCACCGCCTTGGCGCCCGCAACCTGCGGCTGTCGCCCGATGCGAAGCAGGCCTTGCTGAACCAGCCCTGGCCCGGCAACGTGCGCGAGCTGGAGCACCTGGTGGCCCGCGCCGCCCTGCGTGCGGTGGCTGAGCAGGGGCGCGACGCCCGCTGGGTCGGCATCGAGCCGCGCCACCTGCTGCTGGCGCCGGAGGCCGGCAGGCCGGCAGCCGCAGCGCCCGGCCCGCAAGGTGACGCCTGGCCCGGCGGCACGCTGAAGGAGGCCACCGCGGCCTTCCAGCGCCAGTGGCTGGCCGCACTGCTGGCCCGGCATCCGGGCTCGCTGGCCGCAGCGGCGCGCGAGGCCGGCATGGACCGCAGCAACTTCCACCGGCTGGTGCGCCGCCTGGGGCTGCTGCCCGCCGACGCGGGGCATCGCTCGCAAACTTGA